A stretch of DNA from Mycolicibacterium celeriflavum:
GCAGAAATAGCCGATGTAGCCCAACGGGACCGACGACGGCAGCCCACCCCACGTCATGTTCAACGACCACCAGGACGGCATGCGGGGAAGCGCGGGCGGGAACTGCGCGTACATCGCCCAGTCGTAGGGCGCCTCGATCCAGGAGAACGAAATCGCCGAAATGCACAGCAGCAGTAGCGGGTGCAATCGCCCGCGGCGAACGCTCAAATAGATTCCGGCGACGGTGAACCCGATGCCACTGAGCCACCCGAAAGCGTTGGCCGCTGCCAGTAGCGGCGTCAGCTCGGTGTTCATCGGTCGCGATCGTCACCCGCGGCGCCGCGCGCTTCGGGATCGAAGTAGAGGACCAAGCCGAAGATCAGGACGATCAACCCGAAGAGCGTTCCGAGCATGATGAGTTGGCCCACGGCCACACCCCTTCCGTACGACGGTTAATAGTGCACACTATTACAGCGGCGAGGTCAAGGACCGCTATCGTGATCACCGATGCCCCAGCGAGGTTCGCCCAAGAAGTCGGCCAAGTCCGCAGGGTCGCCGACGTCCGTTCGTCGGCCCCGAGGCGAGGCGCGCCGGCTCCTGCTCGACGCCGCCCGCGAACTGTTCGCTCGCCAGGACTACCGGGCCACGACAACTCGTGAGATCGCCGAGGCCGCCGGAGTGACCGAGTATCTTCTGTTCCGCCACTTCGGCTCCAAGGCCGGCCTGTTCCGCGAAGCGCTCGTGCTGCCGTTCACCGAGTTCGTCGCCGACTTCAGCAAGACGTGGCAGGCCGTGGATCCCGAGACAACCGACGAAGAGGAACTGTCGCGGCAGTTCGTCGGGCGTCTCTATGACGTCCTCGTCGACCACAAGGGTCTCTTGCTCACCCTCGTCGCCTCCGACGGCCTCAGTGAGGAGGAGAGCGAAGGCGCCGGTATCGCCGACATCAGGCGAGCGCTGGCCCTGCTGGGCCAGATCAGCGCAGAAGGTATGCACCTTCGCGGAATGCACTCGGGTCAGCCGGATCTGCCGGCTCACTCCACGGTGGCGATGATCGTCGGGATGGTAGCGCTGCGGTCGACCTTCTTCGGGACCAAGCCGCCGCCACGGGAGGCGATCGTCGACGAACTCGTCCAGGCGATCCTGCACGGCTTCCTGCACCGACCGTAGCTCGTGCCGACGTCAGGCGATCGGTGTGAAGGTGATGTGGAGTTCGCTGAGCCCCCGCATGATGAAAGTCGGCTCGTAGGTGTAGCTGCGGTTGTCGGCCGGGCCGTGGTGTTCGGCGGAGATCGTGATATCGCGCATCCGGTCGAGGATCCTGTTCAACGAGATTCGTCCTTCGGCGCGAGCCAGCGGCGCCCCGGGGCAGCTGTGCACGCCCCGGATGAACGCGATCTGCTCTCGCACATTGGGACGGTCCGCTCGGAACGTATTGGGATCGGGGAACTTCCGTTCATCGCGGTTGCATGCCCCCGGCAGCAGCATGACCGTCGTACCCGCAGGTACCTCGACGTCGCCGACCTTCGTCGTCGTACGCGCCATCCGGAAGTGTGATTTCACCGGGCTTTCCATCCGCAGCGTCTCTTCGAGGAAGGCCGGAATCTTGCTGCGGTCGTCGCGCAATTCCTTCTCGGATCCCTCGTTGTCACCGATGAATCGGACTGCCGAGCTGACCAGTTTCGTCGTCGTCTCGGTGCCCGCAGCGAACAGAAACGTCGACAGATTCATGACGTCCTCGATATCGGGCGTCGACCCGTCTTCATGCTTGGCCTGTGCGAGTTCGGTCAGTACGTCTTCGCGCGGTGAGCGTCTGCGGTCTTCGATGTAGGCGTAGAACTTCTCGTCGAGCCACTGCAGCGGATTGTGGGACGTGGGCGCCTCCTTACCCAACTCGCCGACGGTCTCCAGCGCGAACACCGCCTTGAACTCGTCGTGGTCCTCCTGCGGCACACCGAGCAGGTCGGCGATGACCAGCAGCGAGAACGGCTTTGCGTAATCGCCGAGGAACTCACAGCCGCCCTCCTCGATGAAGATGTCGAGTTGCCGGTCAGCCAGCCGCCACATGAAGTCCTCGTTTTCCTTGAGGCGCTTCGGGGTGATCAGCTTGTTCAGCAAGCTGCGCGTGCGGGTGTGCACCGGCGGGTCCTGTGACGTGATGTGTTCGGCCATCGGAACGGCGTCGCGATGCTGTTCGATGAGCTCCGTGACATCGTCGGTTTCACCCGGCCCGAAGGGCATACCGGAGAACGGCCCGGCGACCGAAACGCATGACGAGAAGGCCGGGTCTTTGTAGACAGCCAGCGCTTCGTCATAGCCGGTGACGGCCAGCACATTGAACGCGGTGGCCCTGGCCACCGGACATCTCGACCGCAGGTGCTCGAAGTACGGGTACGGGTCCGAGACAAGGGATTCGTCGGTGAAGAAGTCCACGGTCTCGTAATCGGTCACGAACGGCTCCTCACCGCGTCGAACAGCACGGGCACCGCGGTCGGCGACCGGAATACCTGTCCCCGCACGTGCGGATCGTCACCGTCGGGATCGAGTCGCAGATTCGGCAGCCGGTCGAGCAGCAGATTGACGGCCGTCCGCATTTCGAGGCGGGCGAGGTGCATGCCGAGGCAGACGTGGACGCCGTGGCCCCACGCGAGATTGCTCTTCTGCGGACGGAAGATGTCGAATTTGTCGGGGTCCGCGAAGCGGTCGTCCTGGTGTGTGGCCGAACCCAACATCGGCATCACGGTCGCGCCCGCAGGGATCGCCACCCCACCGAGAACGGTGTCCTTGGTTGCCACACGCGTGATGGTCAGCAGTGGCGGTTCCCATCGCACGCCCTCCTCGATGGCCTGGGGAAGCAGGGAGCGGTCGGCGCGGATCGCGTCGAGTTGGTCCGGGTGGGACAGCAGTGCGAAGAGCAGACTGCCGAGCGAGCGGTATGTCGTCTCAACGCCGGCCGGCAGAAGGAGCCGAAGGAACGAGAAGATCTCCTCGTCGTCGAGCTTTTCTCCGTCGATTTCCGCCGCCGCGAGTGCACTGATCAGATCCTCGCGCGGCTCGGCCCGGCGGGCTTCGAGGATCGGTGCGAAGTATTCGCACAGCGCAGCCGAGGCCGCAAGACCCCGTTCCGGGTTCATCAGCCAACTCAACAGCGAGATCGACCAGCGCTGGAACTGCGGATAGTCCTCCTCTGGCAGGCCGAGCAGGCCCGCGATGATCTGGCTCGGATAGTCGAAAGTGAATTCCTTCACCAGATCTGCCTTGCCGTTGGGCGCAAACTTGTCGATGAGGCTGTTGGCCACCCGGGCGACGAGCTCGTCTTCCCAACGCGCCAGGGACTTCTGCGCAAACGCTTTCGAGACGAGTCCACGCAGCCGGCCATGGATCGGCTCGTCCATGCCGAGCATCACGCCTTGGCCGAGTACCGGACCGAAGGCAGCGATGACGGCAGCAGACGAGAAAGTCTCGTTGTCGCGCAGCATCTGCTGGATGTCCTCGTGGCGATACACGATGAACATCGGCAGCGACTCCTCGTGCGGCAGCGCACCGGATGTTTCGAGTCGCTGCACCGGCTCCTCGCGGCGGATCCGCGCCAGCTCCGTGTACGGGTCACGAACGTCGCCGGAGATCGCGTCGTCGAAGGATCCGAAGTCTTCGAGGTCATCGAATAGGTCTGACAAGTGTGCTCCTACTATTGGGCCGGGTAGGCAACGGATTTCACTTCGGTGTACTGGTCGAAGCCGGCCGTGCCGTTCTGCCGTCCCACACCGCTGGCCTTGTATCCGCCGAACGGCGTGTCTGCGCCGTAGCCGACGGCGCCGTTGATGCCGAGGAACCCCGCCCGTAGCCGTCTGGCCACGGCGAGACCGTGCTCGATGGAACCGGCCATGACGTTTCCTGCAAGCCCATACGGGCTGTCGTTGGCGATGCGCACCGCGTCGTCCTCGTCGGTGTACGGGATGACCGCCAGCACAGGTCCGAAGACCTCCTCCTGCGCGATGGTCATCGCGTTGTCGACGTCGACGAAAAGCGTTGGCTTGACGAAGAATCCCTTGTCCAGTCCTTCGGGCTTCTCGGGGCCGCCGACCACGAGTCGGGCTCCTTCGTCGATACCCTTCTGAATGTAGGTTCGGATCCGGCCGCGCTGCTTGTCAGAGATGACGGGTCCGCAGAGCGTGCCGGGGTCCTGTGGATCTCCGGGCGCCTGACTTTGGTAGATGCCCTTGAGGATCTCGACGCCTTCGTCGTAGCGCGACCGCGGCAACAGCAACCGTGTCGGGTTCGCGCAGCCCTGTCCCGCATGCATGCACGGTGCGATGCCCATCATGCAGCCCAGGGCGAAGTCAGCGTCCTCCAGCACGATCGTCGCGGACTTGCCGCCGAGTTCGAGGAACAGGCGCTTCATGGTCGCGGCGCCCTTTTCCATGATCCGCTGCCCGACGACGGTGGAACCGGTGAACGAGATGAGGTCGACCTTCGGCGAGAGCGTGAGTTCCTCGCCGACGAAGTGGTCCGACGCCGTCACAACGTTCACTACACCGGCTGGGATATCGGTCTTCTCGGCGATCAGCCTGCCGAGCCGCGTGGCGTTGTAGGGGGTGTTCGGCGCCGGCTTGAGCACGACGGTGTTGCCGGTTCCCAGCGCCTGGCCGATCTTCTGGATGGTGACCTCGAACGGGAAGTTCCAGGGGACAATCGCACCGACGACACCCGCGGGTTCGCGCCACACCCTGCGCGTGGTGTTCATTCCCGTCACCGACACCATGGCATCGCCGAGCAAGGTCTCCCAAGGGTATTCATCGATCAGCTTGGCCGGATACCGCAGCCCGTCGGCAAGCGGCGCATCGAGCTGCGGCCCGTAGGTGATCGAGCGCGGGCAACCGACCTCGAGGATCAGCTCTTCGCGCAACTCTTCTCGTTCGGACTCCAGCGCCTCCTGCAGCTGCAGGAGGCATCGTTGGCGGAACGCGTGATTCGTCGACCAATCGGTCTCGTCGAAGGCGCGACGCGCGGCGTCGATGGCACGGTGCATGTCGCTTTTGGACGCGTCGGCCACCTCACCGAGCACTTCCTCGGTCGCCGGATTGATGTTGGTGAAGGTGCCGGCCTGCCCATCGACGAGCTTGCCGTCGATCATCATCTTGGTCTCGAAGCGCACTGCGGGGCTGTCAGCCACTCTCGTCGCTCTCCTGGGTGTTCTCCTCTGGCGCTCCCATGGTCGCGGCCGACGTGCCGCCCAAAGCGCCGAATCGCGGTATTCCCATCATCAGCCGGGTCACCGTGTGCATTGCGGCGCCGGGCAGCATCCGGTTGGCGATCAGTAGCATTCGCGCATCGGGGCCGACGCAATGTCGCACGAATGGCTTGTCGCTTTCCAGCGCCTGCGCGAGTCCTGTGGCGAAGCGGGCCGGCGACTTGGCAGCCCGCCTCATCGCCTCGCGACCCCGCTTGTCCATCGTCCGGTGGTGGCGGGCGTAGGGGCCGTCGAGGACGCGGTTGTCCGTGGTGCCGGCGTCGGTGATGATCTCGGTGTCATAGGTGCCCGTCACCAGGATCGTGACCCCGATTCCGAACGGGGCGACCTCACTGGCCATCGATTCGCCCCAGCGCTCGAGGGCGCCCTTGACCGCCGAATACGCTGCGGTCGCGGGCATTCCCCGAATCCCACCCGCACTCGAGATCAGCACGATCCGCCCGCGCCCCGCCGACCGCATCGACGGCAGTAGCACCTTCGTCAACGCGACCGGCCCGAAGATGTTGGTGGCGAACATGCGTTCCCAGAGGCTCATCGGGGCTTCCTCGACCATTCCGGCCGCGGAGATTCCCGCATTGTGAACGATGGCGTACGGGGCGCCGACGGCTTCGGTGATCGACTTGGCCGCCGCGGTGACGGACGCCAGGTCGGTGAGGTCGAGCGTGACGCCGATGAGGCGCGGATCGCCCTCGGCAGCAGCGGTTTCCGTGCGCAACGCCGCCATGCCCGCATCGACCGACCGCATCGCGGCGACGACCCGCCATCCTTGCCGGTACAGGTGCGCCGCGGATGCGAGGCCGAGCCCCCGGGATGCGCCGGTGATGACGACTGATCGGGGTTCAGACATCAGCGATCACTCGTTGCGCACCTGTTGCTCTTCGAACCCAGCTCGACATCGGGGCGACCGTCCGGCAGACCCTGCTGCCAGGTCGACCACTTTCCGACCGAGTACGGACCTTCGGCGCCGTTCTCCTCGTAATACCCCTGCGGGTCGTACACTTTGGCCTCTGGATAGGGCCACGGGCAGGCGACGGACGTCGCCAGGCCGCTGGCCTTGATCGCCCAGAACCATCCGCCGTAGGCGAAGTACGACACGTTGATGATTGCGAACATCACGAGGAACGTGCCGAGTACCGGTTTCGTGGTGAACAGCCGGGCCTTCGCGGCGAGCTTTTCCGCCATCGACTTTCCGGTGTCGTCGCGGTACACGAGGATCGCCGCGGGGATCATCACGAACGTCACCGACAGCGACTCCCAGATCAGCGGGAACTGGAAGGTGGTGCCTCCGAACATCGTGCCGAACGGGATCGCCTGCGAGTAGATGTACAGCCCCGTGCGCACGAGGCTGATCTCCAGGATGGCGTCGAAAATGAAGCCGATCACCAGCACCAGTCCGCCGAGGCTGATCAGCGGGTGCCGGCTGACGAACGCCTCGGGGCCGCGCTTGGCCTGCATCCGGCGCAGAATCCAGATCGCCGGGAAGTACGGCCCGAAGTAGAACAGGACGTAGCCGAACACGATGAACGGTTCGACGGTCGGCGACATCATGATCAGCGGCCAGGATTCCGGCCAGTGCAACAGCATCGGGTTGTACACCGCGTACGGTGACCAGTTCATGATCGGGTCCTGCCACACGATCAGCGTGGTGACCAGAACCATCAGCAGTACCGGACTTCCAGGATTCGTGCGCCAGCCGCGGATGAACGCGACGGTGAACACCACGACGATGATCACGGCGCCGACCTGCGGGATGATCTGCCACTGATCGAACGCCGTCAGAAACTCGACCGGGCGGGGCCGCCCCTTGACGTTCGGGTTGGCCACCCGTGGGTCGACGTCCGTCCGCCCGACGGCTGCGAACAGGCCCAGGAAGCCGAGCCACGCCAGCAGCGAGATCACCCGGCCCCAATTCGGGCCGTTGCGCGGGCTCGGTGAATCCGGCGCTTTCTCAGCAGGTTTGGATTCCTGTGTGGTCATCTCATGCCTCGCCGAAGCGATCCACCAGGTGCGAGTTGACGCCGTCGGCGTCGAGGGTCCGAGCGACGAGATATCCGGAGCCCATCCAGGCGCGACGCGTCCACTTACCCAGCGACACACGGGTTCCCGGCGCGCCGGAGGCGGCAGGCATCATCTTGACCCGTTCGAGCGCCTCCTTGACCCCGCGCGGACTCAGCGGATGCGCATCGGTGAAGGCGCGCACCAGTGTCGCGGCGACGTCGCGGTTGACCACCGTGACACAGAACTCGGGACGGCTGCCGTTGTATTTCGCCGCGTAACGATCGAGGAAGTCCTGCCCGATCGGGTTCTCCTCGTCGTACTGATCGATCCCGACCCACCCCATGAACGCGTTCCACATGATCGGGTTCACCCACGCGTTCTGGAAGGCGGTGGTGGTGAAGCGCGGCGGATCCCAGTCGACGGCCTCGAGTGCCGGGTTGACGAACACGATGCCGAAGCCGAACCCGAGATGCACGATCGCCTCGGCCTTCGCGTCGTGCAGGGTGCGCACCGCCTCGCTGATGTCCTGCGCGGTCTGGGCGATCGCCGCCTCCGCAACGATCCGAATTCCCTTCCGCCTACAGGCGCTCCGGAGATTCTTCAGATAGCTCTCGCCGATGAGGTTCTGCTCGACCAGGACACCGATCTCGGTGAGTCCGCGCTTGGCGACCAGGTCGGCGAGGAATATCGGCTCGTCGGTCATCGATCCCTGCGGGAAGGCGAACGTCCATTCGCCCAGCCAGTCGTCGGTGCCGGTGACGCTAATCGCCGGCACCTTGAAGCGCTCCTCGATCGCCTCGCGAAGCGGTACGCAGTTGTCTGTGATGTTCGGACCGAAAACCACCAGGCAGCCCTCGTCGACGAGTTCGCCGTAGGCGTCGATCACCGCCTTGACCGAACCTTTCGGAAGACCTTCGACCTCGCGGTAGATCATCTGCACCGGGCGATCCATCAGGCCCTGTTCGACGGCTTCGGAGAAGATCAGGTCGAAACACTGGGTGAAGGACGCGAACAGGTCTTCCGGAAAGCCGGGAGGCAGCGTGAAGTCCATCAGATAACCGACCTTGATCGGCTCAGCAGTGCTTTCGTAGGACACCCGACCTCCCGGGAGGGTCACGACCTAATATTTGTTCAGACCTTAGCGGGGCCGGCCGGTACCGTCAATCAACGTCGGCCGCGCCGAGGTAGACGTCGATCATCTCGTCCAGACCGCGGCCGACCGAGGCGTCGTCCGTCAGGGGCCCCGCGATCGCCGCTCTGGCCGCCTCGCGCATGGTCAACCCCTCGACGATGAGCCGGCCCGCCGCGATGAGCACCCGCGTCGACGCGACTTCGCGCAGTCCCCCGGTCTCGAGGCGCCGAATCGCCTGACCGAACTTGACGAGTTCGACGGCGGTCGCGTGCTCCACTCCCGATTCGTGGGCGACGATGCCCTCTTCGACGTCCGGCTCGGGGAACCCGAACTCGATGGCGACCATGCGCTGCCGCGTGGAGTCCTTGAGATCCTTGAGAACGCTTTGGTAGCCGGGGTTGTACGACACGACGAGGCCGAAACCCGGTGCCGCGTCGAGGGTGACCCCGAGGCGTTCGATGGGTAGTTGCCGCCGATGGTCGGCAAGCGGGTGCAGCACCACCGTGGTGTCCTGACGGGCTTCGACGACCTCGTCGAGGTAGCAGATCGCCCCCTCCCGCACCGCGTGGGTCAACGGCCCGTCCACCCAGACCGTCTCATCGCCCCGCAGCAGGTACCGGCCGACCAGATCGGCGGTGGTGAGGTCGTCGTGGCACGCCACTGTGATGAGCGGTCGACCGAGGTCGTGGGCCATCGCTTCGACGAACCGGGTCTTGCCGCAACCGGTCGGCCCTTTCAGGACCAGCGACAGACCCTGGCGATAGGCCGCCTTGAACACGGCCTCCTCGTTGCCCACCTGCCGGTAATACGGGCGCGACGGGTCGGCCTCTGGCATGGCGCCATTCTGGTACGCGACACTGGGCTCGGCCCCCATAACGCCCCTTTCGCCATCCGCGTCGTTGCGGTGGATTGCCAGCCTAATCGGAACAGATGTTTGTTTCAAGCACGTTGATCGTTGGCGCACAAGCGATGTCACGACACGCGCCGCAGCACCTCCGCAGACCGGATAGCCGACCGGAAGAGTGGCCCGACGATGCCTGCCAGTTGTTCGGGGCGCGCGATGGTGGCGTGTGCGGTATTCCCGAAGACCTTCCTCAGTGTTTCCACGTCGGTGCCGGCGCCCACGGTCAGGCAAACACAACCCGTCCCCCGGCGGCGGGATTCGGTCAGCGCGCGTCGCGCATCGGCAGCGCCGTAGGCACGCTCGTAGCCGTGGTCGTATGCCAGGCCGTCGGAAACCACGACCAGCAGGCGCCGTGACGTGCCACCGCGCGTTTCCAGGACTGCCGTCCCGTGGCGGATGGCGGCGCCCAGACGGGAATACGCGCCCGGTTCGAGGCTGTTCAGCCGTCGCATCATTCGCGCATCGAGATGGTCATCGAATCGCTTGACGGGCAACAGGTTCACAGCGGAACGGCCCTGCGAGTTGTAGGCGTAGAGCGCCACGCGATCGCCGAGGTCGTGCAGCGCGACGGTGAGATCGGCGATCACCGTCCGTTGCTGCTGATGGACCGTCCGACCCACCGTTCCCGGCTCCGCGGTCGACCCGGAGACATCGAGCAGCAGCAGCACAGACAGGTCGCGCCGCCGTCGCAGGCTGTCGAGATAGACCGCCTCGTCGGGCACTGATCCGGCTCGGACTTCGACGCGGGCCTCTACTGCGGCGTCGATGTCGATGTCGTCACCCTGGGACTGCCGATGACGGCGATGCAGGCCCATGCCCAGCCGCGCGAGCGGACGCCGGACTCCGATCGCACCATCGATCGCGTCGGCGGCCGACCCCTTGATCTTCGGCTCGAGCTCGCGCACGGTGCACCAGTCCGGCCGGTAGCCTCTGCGCTCGGCGTCCCATTCCGGGTACGTGAATCCGTGCGGCGTGATGTCCGCGACGTTCTCCGACGAGGTTGTCGCCGTCGACGCCACCGCGAGAGCGCCGCGGTTGGCCGAGTTCGTGCGGTGGGTCGGAGTGTCGGCACCGGGCGGCCCGCCGCCGTTTCCACCGGACTTGCGTGCCGATGACAACAACTTCTTCAGCCACTTGCCGATGAAGCCGCCACCTCCAACGGGATTGGTGAACAGGTCGGGATCGTCGCTGTCGTCGACCTCGCCGTCGTCGAGTTCGTCCAGCGCCTGCCTGCTTTCGCGCCGGGGAATGTGAGCGGCGGTCTCGCTCTCCACGCGTTCGGCGGCTCGACTGCCCGCCGCCATCACCCTCTTGGCCCGGATGACACCGAATGCTGCGGATGGATCGCCCAGCGTGTCCTTGCCCGACGCGATGGACAGCGACATCTCGGCTGAGTCGCTGCGATTCGCGGTTGCGGGATCCGCCATGGAACTCAGCACGCCCGGCAGCACCTCACCGTTGGCGGCGAGCGCCCGGTGTCCCTCCAGGACCAGATACCGCTTGGCCACCCGCGGATGCCGGACCAGTGCGCTGACAATGTCCGGGGCCAGGCTGTCCGCGGCGATCAGCGAGGCGTGCACCGCCACCGATTCGAGGTTCTCGCGCCGGCGAGCCGACGGATCGACGAAGATCGTCTGCCCATCGCTCCACGAGGGCTCGCCTGGATCGAGCGGCGCCACCGCGACGGCCCGTCCGGCGAGCGCGGACGCCAGCATTCCCAACGCCTGCAGGTGCTCACCTTCGGCGTGGTTCACCGCGATCACCCCCGACCAACAGCTCGTTGACCAAATATCTGTTCCACCGTAGAGTCCGGTCCTACTGGAGTCAATCGATGAGCCGGGCGGCCCCCGCGCCTCGCTCACGCCTTCCCGCAGCTGGGACGGCGGTCGGTAGGATCTCGTTCAGTTGTCGTAGCCGATGACGCGAGGGAAGGTACGCAGTTCGCGATGGCCGACGCCGACGCCGTGAGGCGGAAACCGAGAAGTAGCCGGCCTGCCGCCAAGAAGGGGGAGCGCGCCGCGAAGCTCACCGCCGTCACCGACGAACCGGCGGCCGACGCGACGCGGCGCACGGAGATCCTCAAAACCGCGAACGCCGTCATCGCGACAACAGGCTTGCGCACGTCGCTGCAACAGATCGCCGACGCCGCGGGCATTCTCGCGGGCAGCCTCTACCACCATTTCGACTCCAAAGAAGCAATACTCGTCGAGCTGATCCGGCGGTATCACGCCGACCTGGACCGCGTCGGTGAGTTGGCGCTCAAGCGTCTCGACGAACCAGATCCGCAGCCGGTCGCCGAGCAGATCACCGAGCTCGGATGTGCGATCGCCAACTGCGCCGTAGAGCATCGAGCCGCCCTGCAGATGTCGTTCTACGAGGGGCCGAGCTCAGACCCCGAGCTGATGGAGTTGACGCAGCGTCCGCCGTCGACCATCCAGGCGGCGATGTTGCAGGCATTGCGGGCCGGACGCTGGAGCGGCTACATCCGATCCGACCTGGACCTTCCCACCATGGCCGACCGGGTCTGCCAGAGCATGCTGCACGTCGGCCTGGACGTCATCCGGCACAAGGCGTCGACGAACGAACTGGCCACGTTGAAGAGCCGGATAGCTCTCGAGGGTCTCGCCGTCGACGTGCCCTCCGATTCCGACCTGGACAAGTCGAACGCTTTCGCGGCCGCCGAGAACGTCATCAAGAGTTGGGTCGACACCGAAGACGACAGTGACCTCAAGGCGGCCCACGTGCGAGCAGTGGCCCGGGCCGAGTTCGGCCGCCGCGGGTACGAGATGACGACGATCCGGGACATCGCGTCCGCCGCCGGGCTGGGCACCGGCACGGTGTACCGCGTCATCGGCTCGAAAGACGAGCTACTCATGTCGATAATGCTGGAATTCGGACACAAGGTCGGCGGCGCGTGGACGGACATCGTGCGGTCAGACGCCACCACGGTCGAGAAGCTCGACGCACTGAGTTGGCTGAACATCAACGCACTCGACCAGTTCCCCGACGAGTTCCGAATCCAACTTGCCTGGCTACGTCATACACCCCCGGACACCGCGAATCCCGCATGGTCGTTCACTACACGTATTCGCCAGATGAAAGCTCTTCTCTCCGAAGGTATTCGAGCCGGGGAGATACGTAACGACAGTCCCGCTGCCGATATGCTGGCCCGCTGCATCATCGGTGAGCAATGGATTCCGGAGAACATCCTCCAACGAATCGGCGCGCGGAACGCGC
This window harbors:
- a CDS encoding SDR family oxidoreductase, producing the protein MSEPRSVVITGASRGLGLASAAHLYRQGWRVVAAMRSVDAGMAALRTETAAAEGDPRLIGVTLDLTDLASVTAAAKSITEAVGAPYAIVHNAGISAAGMVEEAPMSLWERMFATNIFGPVALTKVLLPSMRSAGRGRIVLISSAGGIRGMPATAAYSAVKGALERWGESMASEVAPFGIGVTILVTGTYDTEIITDAGTTDNRVLDGPYARHHRTMDKRGREAMRRAAKSPARFATGLAQALESDKPFVRHCVGPDARMLLIANRMLPGAAMHTVTRLMMGIPRFGALGGTSAATMGAPEENTQESDESG
- a CDS encoding aldehyde dehydrogenase family protein codes for the protein MMIDGKLVDGQAGTFTNINPATEEVLGEVADASKSDMHRAIDAARRAFDETDWSTNHAFRQRCLLQLQEALESEREELREELILEVGCPRSITYGPQLDAPLADGLRYPAKLIDEYPWETLLGDAMVSVTGMNTTRRVWREPAGVVGAIVPWNFPFEVTIQKIGQALGTGNTVVLKPAPNTPYNATRLGRLIAEKTDIPAGVVNVVTASDHFVGEELTLSPKVDLISFTGSTVVGQRIMEKGAATMKRLFLELGGKSATIVLEDADFALGCMMGIAPCMHAGQGCANPTRLLLPRSRYDEGVEILKGIYQSQAPGDPQDPGTLCGPVISDKQRGRIRTYIQKGIDEGARLVVGGPEKPEGLDKGFFVKPTLFVDVDNAMTIAQEEVFGPVLAVIPYTDEDDAVRIANDSPYGLAGNVMAGSIEHGLAVARRLRAGFLGINGAVGYGADTPFGGYKASGVGRQNGTAGFDQYTEVKSVAYPAQ
- a CDS encoding spirocyclase AveC family protein, encoding MTTQESKPAEKAPDSPSPRNGPNWGRVISLLAWLGFLGLFAAVGRTDVDPRVANPNVKGRPRPVEFLTAFDQWQIIPQVGAVIIVVVFTVAFIRGWRTNPGSPVLLMVLVTTLIVWQDPIMNWSPYAVYNPMLLHWPESWPLIMMSPTVEPFIVFGYVLFYFGPYFPAIWILRRMQAKRGPEAFVSRHPLISLGGLVLVIGFIFDAILEISLVRTGLYIYSQAIPFGTMFGGTTFQFPLIWESLSVTFVMIPAAILVYRDDTGKSMAEKLAAKARLFTTKPVLGTFLVMFAIINVSYFAYGGWFWAIKASGLATSVACPWPYPEAKVYDPQGYYEENGAEGPYSVGKWSTWQQGLPDGRPDVELGSKSNRCATSDR
- a CDS encoding cytochrome P450 is translated as MSDLFDDLEDFGSFDDAISGDVRDPYTELARIRREEPVQRLETSGALPHEESLPMFIVYRHEDIQQMLRDNETFSSAAVIAAFGPVLGQGVMLGMDEPIHGRLRGLVSKAFAQKSLARWEDELVARVANSLIDKFAPNGKADLVKEFTFDYPSQIIAGLLGLPEEDYPQFQRWSISLLSWLMNPERGLAASAALCEYFAPILEARRAEPREDLISALAAAEIDGEKLDDEEIFSFLRLLLPAGVETTYRSLGSLLFALLSHPDQLDAIRADRSLLPQAIEEGVRWEPPLLTITRVATKDTVLGGVAIPAGATVMPMLGSATHQDDRFADPDKFDIFRPQKSNLAWGHGVHVCLGMHLARLEMRTAVNLLLDRLPNLRLDPDGDDPHVRGQVFRSPTAVPVLFDAVRSRS
- a CDS encoding ABC transporter substrate-binding protein, with the translated sequence MSYESTAEPIKVGYLMDFTLPPGFPEDLFASFTQCFDLIFSEAVEQGLMDRPVQMIYREVEGLPKGSVKAVIDAYGELVDEGCLVVFGPNITDNCVPLREAIEERFKVPAISVTGTDDWLGEWTFAFPQGSMTDEPIFLADLVAKRGLTEIGVLVEQNLIGESYLKNLRSACRRKGIRIVAEAAIAQTAQDISEAVRTLHDAKAEAIVHLGFGFGIVFVNPALEAVDWDPPRFTTTAFQNAWVNPIMWNAFMGWVGIDQYDEENPIGQDFLDRYAAKYNGSRPEFCVTVVNRDVAATLVRAFTDAHPLSPRGVKEALERVKMMPAASGAPGTRVSLGKWTRRAWMGSGYLVARTLDADGVNSHLVDRFGEA
- a CDS encoding TetR/AcrR family transcriptional regulator — its product is MPQRGSPKKSAKSAGSPTSVRRPRGEARRLLLDAARELFARQDYRATTTREIAEAAGVTEYLLFRHFGSKAGLFREALVLPFTEFVADFSKTWQAVDPETTDEEELSRQFVGRLYDVLVDHKGLLLTLVASDGLSEEESEGAGIADIRRALALLGQISAEGMHLRGMHSGQPDLPAHSTVAMIVGMVALRSTFFGTKPPPREAIVDELVQAILHGFLHRP
- a CDS encoding cytochrome P450 translates to MTDYETVDFFTDESLVSDPYPYFEHLRSRCPVARATAFNVLAVTGYDEALAVYKDPAFSSCVSVAGPFSGMPFGPGETDDVTELIEQHRDAVPMAEHITSQDPPVHTRTRSLLNKLITPKRLKENEDFMWRLADRQLDIFIEEGGCEFLGDYAKPFSLLVIADLLGVPQEDHDEFKAVFALETVGELGKEAPTSHNPLQWLDEKFYAYIEDRRRSPREDVLTELAQAKHEDGSTPDIEDVMNLSTFLFAAGTETTTKLVSSAVRFIGDNEGSEKELRDDRSKIPAFLEETLRMESPVKSHFRMARTTTKVGDVEVPAGTTVMLLPGACNRDERKFPDPNTFRADRPNVREQIAFIRGVHSCPGAPLARAEGRISLNRILDRMRDITISAEHHGPADNRSYTYEPTFIMRGLSELHITFTPIA
- a CDS encoding CbbQ/NirQ/NorQ/GpvN family protein, whose translation is MGAEPSVAYQNGAMPEADPSRPYYRQVGNEEAVFKAAYRQGLSLVLKGPTGCGKTRFVEAMAHDLGRPLITVACHDDLTTADLVGRYLLRGDETVWVDGPLTHAVREGAICYLDEVVEARQDTTVVLHPLADHRRQLPIERLGVTLDAAPGFGLVVSYNPGYQSVLKDLKDSTRQRMVAIEFGFPEPDVEEGIVAHESGVEHATAVELVKFGQAIRRLETGGLREVASTRVLIAAGRLIVEGLTMREAARAAIAGPLTDDASVGRGLDEMIDVYLGAADVD